A region from the Streptomyces sp. 3214.6 genome encodes:
- a CDS encoding response regulator transcription factor: MTTASGTVLVVEDEPSIADVLAIALRYHRFEVMTAGTVREALALAERTRPDVALLDVMLPDGDGRALGRELRVHRPDLALVFLTARDAPAEIVGALGFGDDYITKPFDLDIVVARITAVLRRTRPADVLPQRPPLRYGDLELDETTYSVHRAGRSVELTPTEYALLRFLVRNGGRVVPKEQLLRHVWQYEHTPPESTVVETYISYLRRKLDALGPPVITTRRGVGYGLA, from the coding sequence ATGACGACGGCTTCCGGCACCGTGTTGGTCGTGGAGGACGAACCGAGTATCGCGGACGTCCTCGCTATCGCCCTGCGCTACCACCGCTTCGAGGTCATGACGGCGGGCACCGTCCGCGAGGCCCTCGCGCTCGCCGAGCGCACCCGGCCGGACGTGGCCCTGCTGGACGTGATGCTGCCGGACGGCGACGGCCGGGCGCTCGGCCGTGAACTGCGCGTCCACAGGCCGGACCTGGCGCTGGTGTTCCTCACCGCGCGGGACGCGCCGGCGGAGATCGTCGGCGCCCTCGGCTTCGGCGACGACTACATCACCAAGCCGTTCGACCTCGACATAGTGGTCGCCCGCATCACGGCGGTCCTGCGGCGCACCCGGCCGGCCGACGTCCTGCCGCAGCGCCCGCCGCTGCGCTACGGCGACCTCGAGCTGGACGAGACGACGTACAGCGTGCACCGCGCGGGCCGCTCGGTCGAGCTGACCCCCACCGAGTACGCGTTACTGCGCTTCCTGGTCCGCAACGGCGGCCGGGTCGTCCCCAAGGAGCAACTCCTGCGCCATGTCTGGCAGTACGAGCACACCCCGCCGGAGTCGACGGTCGTCGAGACCTACATCAGCTATCTGCGGCGCAAGCTGGACGCCCTGGGACCGCCGGTGATCACCACGCGGCGGGGCGTGGGATACGGGCTGGCATGA